The sequence GGCCGTGTAGGACGCCGCCACGGCGATGACGAGCGACAGGGCCACGAGCGCCTGGTCGTGGCTGCCGGTATGATCCATGCGAATTCCGGTTCTGAAAACCGCCGGTAGGATGGCTGCGGCAAAGCGCAGGATGACGCGAACAGTAGCTGAATTGAACCGATCGGTAAGCTCCCGACCGACGCAAGGTCAGCCTGAGCCCGCCGCTCGCGGTCTCGTGAAGGCCCGAGGCCTCAGCTGAGATAGCCGAACAGCCAGAGCACGATGATGATCGGCAGCGGAATGCCGATCAGCCACAGAAGCCCGCCCTTGAACATGATGCCCTTCTCCCGGTTGTGGGAAGGGAACACGCGCGACCCGGTTTGGGTTCCCCGATGGCGCGGGTTATTGCTCGCGCGCCCCGATTCCCTCCGAGCGGTGCCCGATGACGCCTTCCAGCAAGATGCCTTCCAGCAAGATGCCCGCCAGCAAGACGCCCTCCAGCAAGACGCCTGCGCCCGAAATGTCGCCCCCCGAAATGCCGGCCCCGGCCCGCCCGGCAACCTCGCACCCGCCACTCGCATTCCGCCTGCTCGACCTGCCGCGCTGGCTCGCCGCCGAGATCGGCGTGCTGGTCGCCCTGCTCGGCGCGGCGGCGGGGCTGCTGGTGTTCGCCTACATCGCCGACGAGGTGGTGGAGGGCGAGACCCATGCCTTCGACGAGGCAGTGCTGCTGGCCTTCCGCGCGCCGGGCGACCCGGCCGATCCGCTCGGTCCCCGCTGGCTGGAGATCGCGGTGGGCGATGTGACCGCGCTCGGCAGCACCACCGTGCTCACCCTGATCACGCTGGCGGTGGCCGGCTTCCTCGTGGTCGACCGCAAGCGCGCCGCCGCCCTGTTCGTGCTGGCGGCGACGGCGAGCGGAGGGGCGCTGAGCTACCTGCTCAAGCTCGGCTTCGAGCGTCCGCGCCCCGATCTCGTGGCCCATCTCGTCGACGTCACCACGCTGAGCTTCCCGAGCGGCCACGCCATGGGCGCCGCCGTCACCTATCTCACCCTCGGCGCGCTCATCGTGCGCACGGAGAGCGGGCGGCGGCTGAAGGCCTATGTGCTCGGCGTCGCGGTTGCGCTCACCCTCGCCATCGGGCTGAGCCGCATCTATCTCGGCGTCCACTGGCCGACCGACGTCATTGCCGGCTGGTGCGCCGGCGCGGCGTGGGCGCTGCTGTGCTGGCTGGTGGCGCTGGTGCTGCAACGGCGCGGGCGCATCGAGAACGCCAACGGCCGGGAGCCGGCGGGAGAGGGCGAATCCGCATCCGGGGGGCCCTTCGTCGAGCGGTGAAGTCGCAATGCCACCGATGGCATTCGCCCGGCGCTCGGCTATCATTCATCGGCAGGGCGACGCAGAGCGCCCCGCCATTGCAGGAGGAACCGCATGACCACGACCGCGCCGGAAGGAAACCTGAAACCCGACATCGGCGTCATCGAGACGACCGAGTCCGACAACATCCTGCGCTGGGACGGCACCAACCTCTATGTGGAGCAGGACGTCTACCATAACGGCCAGCTCGTCCACCGCCGCTACAAGAAGCGCGTCACCAAGCATGTGGCGCAGGCGCTGGCTCTGGTGCTCGCCCAGCACTAGCTCCGTTTCGGGAGCGAAGGGCGCGGCGCGTCAGATCCGCGCCAGCAGCCCGCCGAGCAGCACGAGGCCGGCCGGCCAGATGCCGAGCCGCGCGGCCGAGCCGATATGGCCCTGCTCGCCGACATCGGCGAAGTCGGCGCCCCAGGCGTCGGCGAAGGCCCGCGCCTGCGCCGGCTTCACCCGCGGATCGTCGCGCGAGGACACGACCAGCGTCGGGAAGGGCAGCGGCGCCAGCGGCATCGGCCCGAAATTGCGCACGACGTCGAAGGAGGGATCGGGGTCGTCGACATTGGTCGGCGCCGCCAGGAAGGCGGCCGCCGCCTTGTTGCGGGCGAGGCCCGGCCGCGACTGCGCCCAGCGCACGACCGTCGCCACGCCGACGGAATGGGCGACCAGCACCACGCGCCGGGGCGCCGCCTCGACGGCGGCATTGAGCCGCCAGGTCCAGGCCCGCAGCTCCGGCCGACTCCAGTCCTCCTGTATCAGCCGGCTCGAATTGGCGAAGGCGCCGAGCCAGTGCGACTGCCAGTGCTCGGCCGGGGCGTTCTCGCGGCCGGGGACGACGAGGAAATCGAAGGAGGAGAAATCGACCGACATGTCAGGCACCGCGTAGCGTCACGCCGGCCGCAGCACGGCAATGAGGATGAGAACGAGCCCGCCGACCGAGACCAGCCAGGCCAGAGAGCGCAGATAAGGTACGCCGAACGCGTAGAGCGGCACATAGACGACCCGCGCGCCCAGAAAGAGCCACGCCCCCCACAGGGTGAGCGCGCCCTCGCGGCCGGCGACATGGGCGATCAGCACCGCCGCCGCGAACAGCGGCAGCGTCTCGAACAGATTGGCCTGCGCGCGCCTCAGCCGGCCGGTGAGGATGCCGACCGCCGGCCCGGGCTCGTCGCGCGGCCCGGCATTGTAAGAGATTCCGGTCTCGCGGTTGCGCAGGGACGCCGGGAGCAGTACCTGCACAAGGGCGAGCACCAGTGCCCAGGCGAGCAGGGTCAATTCGATCGTCATGGCCGCATCACCGTCCTGCTGGGAGAATGACGAAACCCGTCGCCATCGGCGCAAAGCGGACTACATTTACCAACCATGGCCAAAAGCAAACAGAAATTGCGGCAAGCGGCCAACGGGCGCCCTATCGAGCAGGTGGCGGCCCTGCCGTTCCGCCTCGGGGAGGACGGAGACATCCAGATCCTCATCATGACCTCGCGCGAGACGCAGCGCGCGGTGATCCCCAAGGGCTGGCCGATGAAGAACCGCAAGGACTGGAAGTCGGCCGAGATCGAGGCCCGGCAGGAAGCGGGCGTGGTCGGCGATGTCGGCCGCAAGCGCATCGGCGAGTATCATTACTGGAAGCGTCTGGAGACGCATTTCGCGCTGGCCCGGGTCGCGGTCTATCCGCTGGCCGTGCGCCGCCAGCTCGACGACTGGCCCGAGCGCCACGAGCGCGCCCAGATATGGGTCACCGCCGAGGAAGCGGCCCTGCTGCTCGATGAGCCCGATCTCGGGGCCCTCGTTCTCGAATTCGCCCAGTCTCCGGCCGCGCGGCGGATGCTGCCGGTACGCGCGCCGAAGGATGGCAGCGCCGTCGCCGCCCCCTGACCGTTTCGGCCGCCCGCCGGCGGCGGACGGCCCGTCACGTCCGGTGTGGCCCGGCCGACCGTTACTCGATGATCTGCACGACGCGGTGCGTCGAGGGATCGACCAGCACGGTACGGTCGTTCACCACCGTATAGCGGTATCTGGTGGCGCCGTATTCGGCGGGAACCTCGTAGTAGCGCACCCCGGAAGGCGGCAGTTCGGCGCCGACCACGACCTCGCGCTCATAGGCGTAGGAGGGGACGCGCTCTTCCACCACATACTGGCGGAACGGCCGGCGCTGGCTGTCGGAGATGCCGCCTACCACCGCGCCGGCGACACCGCCGACCACGGCGCCGACCGGACCGCCGACGAGCGCACCGCCGACGGCACCCGTCGTCGCACCGGCGGCTGTCCCGGCACCGTCCTGAGCATTGGCCACCATGGGCGTAGCAACAAGCAGCGACACTACAATAATCGCATGACGTATCATCGTATTCTCCTGTCGACCCGCACCCTTTGACTGCGCCCCGTCAACGATTGACGCGCAAGCGTGTTCCATCGGCGGTCGGAGAACGTTGATGTCGTCAAAACTTACCTTTCAGATAGCGGTATCGGAAACCCGTGCATCGGCCCGGAACAGCTTTCCACGCTCGGCGAACAGCACGCAGATGAGCGCCGACAGCGCGAGCGCGACGAAACCCAGGGTCAGCGGCAGCGTCGTGCCGTCGAAATGCTGGCCGAGCGCGAAGCCGAACAGCGCACCGCCCACAGTGCTGACGAAGCCGAGCACCGAGGAGGCCGTGCCCGCCACATGGCCGACCGGCTCCATCGCCATCGAGTTGAAATTCGACACCATGAGGCCGAAGAAGAACATCATCGCCCCCTGAAGCACCGAGAAGGTCCAGATGTTCTCGGCCCCCGCCAGCACGACGGCGGCGTGCGCGACCGTCACCGTCAGGTAGCCGGCGAGCGCGGCGTGCGAGACCCGCCTCATGCCGAGCTTCTCGACGATGCGCGCATTGAGCAGCGAGGAGGCGGCCATGAACACCGCGATCAGCGCGAAGATCAGCGTGAACAGCTCGGCGGAGCGGAAGGCGTCGGCGAAGATCTGCTGGGCCGAGTTGATGAAGCCGAACAGGCCGCCCATCGCCATCGTCATCGCCAGCATGTAGCCGACGGTGACGCGGCTGCCGACGATCAGCCCGAAGGCATGCGAGATGCCGGCAAAGGAGATCGGCGAGCGGTCCTCGGGGTGCAGCGTCTCCGGCAGGCGCCACAGCGTCCACACCAGCAGCACCGCGCCGAGCAGGCACAGCATCAGGAAGATCGCCCGCCACGGCGCCACAATCATGATCGCCTGGCCGATCGAGGGTGCCAGCACCGGCACCGACAGGAAGACGAGGAAGGCCAGCGACATCACCCGCGCCATGTGCGAGCCGGAATAGCAGTCGCGCACGATGGTGATGGCGAGGATGCGGGTCGAGGCCGAGCCGATGCCCTGCACCACGCGGGCCGCCAGCATCATCTCCAGCGATCCCGCGAAGATCGCCCAGACCGAGGCCGCCGTGTACAGGGCAAGGCCGAACACCAGCACGGCGCGGCGCCCGAAGCGGTCGGCCAGCGTGCCGTAGAAGAGCTGCGCCGAGCCGAAGCCGAGCAGATAGGCGGTAATGATGAGCTGGGTGTGGTTGGCGGTGTCGATGGCCAGCGAATGGCCGATTTCCGGCAGCGCCGGCAGCATCGAATCGATGGCGATGGCGTTGGTCGCCATCAGCCCGGCGATGAACAGCACGAATTCGCGGAACCCCATGCCGGGATGCGGCGAGCCGGAGGCGGGCGTCTCCGGCGCGGAGGTCTTCGTGCTCATGGGGAATCCGTGCGTTGGCGATTCCGGCAAAGGGCGCCGGGGCCGGCCTTATCGCGCAGATCCGCGCCCGACCCTAGGGGCGCCGGGACACAGATCGTTCGAATTCGCTCCCCCGATGCCCGCCGCAGCGATGCGCGAACCGTCAGAACTGGGGCGGCCCCATGTTGAGCGGAGGCGGCTCGAACTGCGGGATGTTGAGCTCGATGGTCGAGGGATCGACCGTCGGGCCGGCGCTGATCCAGTACGTCACCGCGTCCGGCCACAGGATGACCACCACGACCAGGATCAGCTGCATCAGCAGCCACGGAATCGCCCCCCAGTAGATCTGCGAGGTGCGGATCGACTTGGGCGCGATGCCGCGCAGGTAGAACAGCGCGAAGCCGAAGGGCGGGTGCATGAAGGCGGTCTGCATGTTCACGCACAGCAGCACGCCGAACCAGATCAGGTTGATGTCGAGCTTGATCGCCACCGGCACCAGCAGCGGCACGATGATGAAGGCGATCTCGAAGAAGTCGAGGAAGAACGCGATGAAGAACACGAACACGTTGACGAAGATCAGGAATCCGACCCGGCCGCCGGGCAGCTGCGACAGCAGGTGCTCGATCCACAGCGCCCCGTCCATGCCCTGGAAGACGAGGCTGAACACGGTGGCGCCGATGAGGATGAACACCACCATCGAGGTGATGCGCGCGGTCGAGCCCATGGCCTGCCGGACGAGGTTCCAGGTCAGTCGCCCGTGCATCGCCGCCAGCACGATGGCGCCGACCGCGCCCATCGCGCCCGCCTCGGTCGGCGTGGCGAGGCCCATGGCCAGCGTGCCGAGCACCAGCATTATCAGCACGATGGAGGGAACCATGCCCCACAGCACCTGCCGGATGAGCGGCCAGCCACCCTCCCCGCGCGCTTCCGGCGGCAGCGGCGGCATGTGGTGCGGCTTGAACAGCGACAGCACGAACACATAGGCGAGGAAGATCGCCACCTGCAGCAGCGAGGGGCCGATGGCGCCCAGATACATGTCGCCGACCGGCTTGCCGAGCTGCTCGGCGAGGATGATCAGCACCAGGGAGGGCGGAATGAGCTGGGTGATGGTGCCGGACGCCGCGATGACGCCGGTGGCCAGCCGTTCATTGTAGCCGTAGCGCATCATCACCGGCAGCGAGATGACGCCCATGGCGATGACCGAGGCCGCCACCGTGCCGGTGATGGCGCCAAGGATGGCGCCCACCACGATCACCGCATAGGCAAGGCCGCCCGGCACCCGGCCGAAAAGCTTGCCGGTGCCTTCCAGCAGATCCTCGGCGAGGCCGCAGCGTTCGAGAATCGCGCCCATGAAGGTGAAGAACGGGATCGCCAGCAGCAGGTCGTTCGAGATGATTCCGTAGAAGCGCAGCGGCAGCGCCTGAAGGAAGCTCAGGTGGAAATGCTCGGTCAGAATGCCGATGGAGCCGAAGAACAGCCCGACCGCGATCAGCGAGAAGGCGACCGGAAAGCCGGCCAGCATGAAGCAGACCATGCCGGCGAACATCAGCGGGGGCATCACGCCATAGGAGAACATGCGGGGCTCGCGCGTCGGGAGAGGAGGTGGCGGGGCGGCTCGGACGGCTCGTCGCGGCCGCTACTGCTGCGGCTTCTCGTAATCGGTCTCGATCTCGATCGCGCCGGCGAGCGCGGCGACGCGCTTGATCAGCTCCGAGACGCCCTGAATGGTCAGCAGCGCAAAGCCGAGCGGCAGCAGCAGCTTGGCAGGCCACAGGATCAGCCCGCCGGCATTCTGCGACATCTCGTCGGAGACAAAGGACTGCCAGAAGAAGGGAAAGCTCAGCCAGCTCAGATAGAGGCCGGCCGGGATCAGGATCAGCGTGAAGCCGAGCGTGTCGATCCAGAGCCGGGCCCGCGCGGAGACCGACATGTAGAGCAGATCGACCCGCACATGCTCGTTGCGCTTGAGCGTGTAGGGCGCGCCGAGCAGCACCACGGCGCCGAACAGGTACCACTGGATTTCCAGCAGGCCGTTGGTGCTGTAGCTCAGGAGGTAGCGCACCGTGGCGTTGCCCGCGCTGATGAGGCAGGCGAACAGCACGCAGTAATCCGCGATCCAGCCGAATTTCTCGTTCAGCCCATCAATGACGCGGCTGAAGGCCAGCAGCCCTCCCATCGCATCCCCCTCATTCTGGTCGACTTTTGTCGTTGCGGTCCGAAGGGCTGCAATCGCCGTCCCGGCCGGTCCGGGCAAGATAGACCATCGTCTCACGCAGTTTAACCCGGCTCGGACCCTGCACGGTCCTCGCGGGCCAAACGCGGACAGGGTGTTGCGCATATGTCCCGACCGGCGGGACGCCCGGAGTGCCGACCCCGAGGCGGACGGCGGTTCCTACCGGCCGGCCGACATGATATTCGCCACCGGGTACTCCCAGAGACCCACAGGCATTCATGACCGCCCGCGCCAACGCCGTCTTTCTCGGCTTCATCGCCTTCGTCCTTCTCGCCGGCGCGGTCTATCTCGCCCGGCAGATCGTGGCGCCGGTCGCCTTCGCCCTGTTCATCATGGCGCTGGTCTGGCCGCTCCAGCTTGCGCTGCAACGGCGCCTGCCGGCGCTGGTCGCCATGGCGATCACGCTGGTGGCGACCATCCTCGTCATCGCGACGCTCGGCTATGTCACCGTCTGGGGCTTCAGCCAGGCCGGGCGCTGGCTCATCGCCAATGCCGCGCGGTTCCAGACGCTCTATGTCGAGACCGCCGCGCGGCTGGAGGAGATCGGGCTCTATTCCGCCGGCATGCTGGCCGACACCTTCAACGCCAGCTGGCTGATCCGCTTCTTCCAGAGCCTCGCCGGACGGCTCAACGGCATCATCGGCTTCGGCGTGGTGACGCTGATCTTCGTCATGCTCGGCCTGCTGGAAGTCGGCATCGTGCGTGCCAAGCTGATCGCCGAGGCCGGCGAGACCGGCCGCAAGCTGGTGCGCGCCAGCGCCGCCACGGCGGCGAAGTTCCGCACCTACATGATGGTGCGCACGGTCATGAGCGTGCTGACCGGCGTCTTCGTCTGGGCGCTCACCGCCGGGCTCGGCCTCGATCTCGCCCCGGCCTTCGGCGTCATCGCCTTCGCGCTGAACTACATTCCCTTCATCGGGCCGCTGGTGGCGACCCTGCTGCCCACCCTGTTCGCGCTGGCGCAGTTCGGCTCGTGGGAAACGGCGGTGCTGGTCTTCCTCGCCATGAACGTCATCCAGTTCTTCAGCGGCAGCTATATCGAGCCGCGCATGGCCGGGCGGGCGCTCGCCATCTCGCCCTTCCTCGTGCTGTTCGCCGTGTTCTTCTGGTCCTTCATGTGGGGCCTGTCCGGCGCCTTCATCGGCGTGCCGCTGGTCATCGCCGCCCTCACCTTCTGCGAGGAGGGCGAGAGCACGCGCTGGATCGCCCGCCTGCTGTCGGGCCGGCAGGAGCCTCCCCCGGAGCCCGCGCAGGAGACCGCCGCCTGATGTTCGCCCGGCTGAAGAGAACCGTCCGCTGGCTCGCCATTCTGGTGGCGCTGGCCTTCGTCGCCTTCCTCGGCATGCGCGTCTGGTTTTCGCAGACCGGCGCGCAGCTGGAGGTCTGGCACACCTTCGTGCCGGAGGAACTGAGCATCGCCGAGCTCGACGCCACCAACTGGGCCGGCTACCTCGCCCGCGAGGACAGGCTGTTCCGCGACGTGACGGCCGAGGTGGTGCAGAAGCTGCCCGAGGACGAGCGCGTTCCCTCCAACCGCTACTTCGCCGGCAGCGCCGTCTATCCCCCGAGCCTGACGCAGGACTTCAACCGCTCCTATGAGCTGGTGCCCGCCGGCGCGCCGGTCGGCGCCGTGGTGCTGCTGCACGGCCTGACGGATTCGCCCTACAGCCTGCGCCATATCGGCCAGCGCTATGCGCAGGCCGGCTTCGTCGTGGTGGCCCCGCGCCTGCCGGGGCACGGCACGGTGCCGGCCGGCCTCACCGAGGCGGTGTGGGAGGACTGGCTGGCGGCGACGCGCCTCGCGGTGCGCGAGGCCGCCGCCCGCGCGCCCGGCAAGCCGATGGAAATCGTCGGCTTCTCCAATGGCGGCGCGCTGGCGCTGAAATACGCGCTCGACGCGCTCGGCGATACGAAGCTCGTGCGGCCGGACCGGCTGGTGCTGATCTCGCCGATGATCGGCATCACCCGCTTTGCGCGCTTTGCCGGCCTCGCCGCCCTGCCCGCCTGGCTGCCGGCCTTCGACAAGGCGGCGTGGCTCGGCATCGTGCCGGAATTCAACCCGTTCAAATACAACAGCTTCCCGGTCAACGGCGCGGTGCAGTCGCATCAGTTGACGCGGGCGCTGCAAGCCTCCATCGCGTCGGAGGCCCGGGCCGGACGGCTCAAGGACCTGCCGCCGGCGCTGACCTTCCAGTCGGTGATGGACTTCACCGTCTCGACGCGGGCGATCGTCGACGCCTTCTACAGCCAGTTGCCGAAGAACGGCAGCGAGCTGGTGCTGTTCGACATCAACCGCAACACCAAGCTCGGCCCGCTGCTGCGCGCGACCTCGTATTCGGCGCTGCTGCGCCTGCTGCCGCCGCTGCCGCGCAATTTCCGCACCGTGATCGTCACCAATGAGGACGCCGGCAGCGACCGGGTGGTGGAGCGCATTTTCCCGGCCGGCAGCACGGAGGAGACCGTGCGCCCGCTCGGCTTGAGCTATCCGCTCGACGTCTATTCGCTCTCGCATGTCGCCCTGCCCTTCCCGCCGGAGGATGGGCTCTACGGATCGCACCCCGATCCGAAGGAAGATTTCGGGCTCCAGCTCGGCGCCATGGCGGTGCGCGGCGAGCGCGGCGCGCTGATCGTCAGCCTCGACGCGCTGGTGCGCATGTCGTCGAACCCGTTCTTTTCCTACATGAGCGACCGCATCGGCCCGGAGCTGCCGCCGGCCGCAACGGCGCCGGCTACGCCCGCCGACACCGCGCCCACGCCCACCGTGCCCGCGGACACCGTGCCGGCGACCGACGCTCCCGCCGGACCGCCGACCGCAGCCCCTGAGACCACGCCTCCCGCCGAGCCCGCCCCCGCCCCGTGAGGGCGGGAGCGCGGCGCCCGCTCAGGGCGCCGCCGGCCGCTCGCGTCCCGCCGCCGCCAGATAGAGCGCCGGCAGGAAGATCAGCGTGAGCAGCGTGGCGACCAGCAGGCCGCCCATGATGGCGAAGGCCATCGGCCCCCAGAACACGGTCGGGGCGATCGGGATCATGCCGAGCACGGTCGAGACCGCCGTGAGCATGATCGGGGTGAAGCGCGCACAGGAGGCGTCCATCACCGCCTCGCGGGCGCTCTTGCCGGCTGCGCGCTCGGCCTCGATCTGGCCGATCAGGATCACCGCGTTCTTGATGATCATGCCGATCAGCGCCAGCACGCCGAGGATGGCGACGAAGCCGAGCGGACGGTTCGACACCAGCAGCGCCAGCACCACGCCGATGAGGCCGAGCGGCGCCACGCTCACCACCAGGAAGGTGAGCGAGAAGCGCCGCAGCTGGAACATCAGCACCGTCAGCATGATCAGCAGCATGAGCGGTATCACCGCCATCACCGAGGCCAGCGACGACGCGCTCTCCTCCACCGTCCCGCCGATCTCGATGCGGTAGCCGGCCGGCAGTGTCTTCGCCAGCGCCTCGATGTGCGGGGTGAGCTGCTGCACCACGGTTTCGGGCAGCTCGCCCTCCGCGATGTCCGACTGCACCGTCAGCGAGGGCAGCCGGTCGCGCCGCCAGACCAGCGGATAGGTCTGCGCGTAGTCGAAGGTGGCGAACTGGCTCAGCGGCACGGTCTGGCCGCCGGGCAGCGGCACCTCCAGCGTGCGCAGCGTGTCGAGCGAGACGCGCTGCTCGTCGGTGGCGCGCAGCACCACGTCGACGAGGTAGATGTCGTCGCGCACCTGCGTCACCGGGGCGCCGGTAACGACGGTGTTCAGCACCGAGCCGATGGTCTCGGTGGAGAGGCCGAGCAGCCGCGCCTGATCCTGATCGACATGGATGCGGATCTCGCGCGCCGGCTCGATCCAGTCATAGTTCACCGTCCGCGTCAGCGGATCGGCGGCGATGACCTCGGCGAGCTTGAAGGCGATGTCGCGCACCTGCGCCAGATCGGGACCGACCACGCGGTACTGGATCGGCCAGCCCACCGGCGGGCCGAGTTCCAGCGGCGAGACGCGGCTCACCACATTGGGGAAGTCGTCGGCGAGCAGCTTCACCAGCTTGGCGTGCAGCCGCTCGCGCGCCTCCACATCCTTGGCGACCACCACCGCCTGACCGAAGAAGTCGTTCGGCAGCTGCGCGTTGAGCGGCAGGTAGAAGCGGATGGCGCCGCGCCCGACATAGGCGCTCCAGCGGTCCACGTCCGGGTCGCCCTTGAGCGCGTCGTCGAGCCGCTGCATCGCCCCCTCGGTGGCGTAGATCGAGGCGTTCTGCGGCAGTTGCAGGTCGACCAGCAGCTCCGGCCGGTCGGACGAGGGGAAAAACTGGCGCGGAATCAGCGGCATCAGCAGCACGGCGACGACGAACAGGCCGAGCGTCACCGCGATGGTGACCCAGCGCGCGGTCAGCGCGGCGGAGAGGAAGCCGCGATAGACCCGCATCACCCGCCCCGGCTCGCCGCCGGCATTCTTCGGCGGCTTCAGG comes from Ancylobacter sp. TS-1 and encodes:
- a CDS encoding efflux RND transporter permease subunit, with protein sequence MRFNLSEWAVRERSLVIYFMIAVIGAGLFAYSRLGRAEDPSFIIKTMVVQAAWPGAGIEDTLQQVTERLERTLQETPNLDFIRSYTRPGLTTIFVNLKGSTTAQEVPDIWYHVRKSVGDMAHTLPRGVIGPGFNDEFGDTFGLIYGFTADGFTHRELRDYVEQARSTLLHVPDVAKIELLGEQDEQIFVEFSMRELANLGINRAALVGALRAQNVVQPSGTIQTGDEKLVIDVTGAFGSEQDIANINFAVGGRMLRLADIATVRRGYADPPRPLFRVNGEPAIGLAIAMREGGDILQLGRNIDAAMAQITAELPVGIEPHLVADQAVTVRSAISEFMESLWQAIAIILAVSFLALGVRAGLMVALTIPLTLAGVFAIMWLLNIDMQRISLGALIIALALMVDDAMTTTDATLGRLAAGEKKEVAAVFAFKTYAFAMLAGTLVTIAGFVPVGFAASSAGEYTFTLFAVVTIALLVSWLVAVIFAPLIGLVILKPPKNAGGEPGRVMRVYRGFLSAALTARWVTIAVTLGLFVVAVLLMPLIPRQFFPSSDRPELLVDLQLPQNASIYATEGAMQRLDDALKGDPDVDRWSAYVGRGAIRFYLPLNAQLPNDFFGQAVVVAKDVEARERLHAKLVKLLADDFPNVVSRVSPLELGPPVGWPIQYRVVGPDLAQVRDIAFKLAEVIAADPLTRTVNYDWIEPAREIRIHVDQDQARLLGLSTETIGSVLNTVVTGAPVTQVRDDIYLVDVVLRATDEQRVSLDTLRTLEVPLPGGQTVPLSQFATFDYAQTYPLVWRRDRLPSLTVQSDIAEGELPETVVQQLTPHIEALAKTLPAGYRIEIGGTVEESASSLASVMAVIPLMLLIMLTVLMFQLRRFSLTFLVVSVAPLGLIGVVLALLVSNRPLGFVAILGVLALIGMIIKNAVILIGQIEAERAAGKSAREAVMDASCARFTPIMLTAVSTVLGMIPIAPTVFWGPMAFAIMGGLLVATLLTLIFLPALYLAAAGRERPAAP